A genomic stretch from Candidatus Cloacimonas sp. includes:
- the purL gene encoding phosphoribosylformylglycinamidine synthase subunit PurL translates to MKIDEITNAMVAEHNLSPEEYERIKSILNREPTLVELGIFSVMWSEHASYKNSALLLKTLPKEGSFILAKAGEENAGLVDIGQGLAISFKIESHNHPSALEPYHGAATGVGGILRDIFTMGARPIAALDSLRFGNPANPKVQHLLKEVVSGIADYGNCFGVPTVGGEVYFEDSYEGNPLVNAMAVGVVQHNKIARSAASGIGNAVLIVGAKTGRDGIHGATFASVNLSEKSEEKRTAVQVGDPFLEKLLLEATLEAIDAGLIVAIQDMGAAGLTCSSSEMAGKGNVGIEIDVSLVPQRETNMTPYEIMLSESQERMLVIAKPENLKRLQSIFTKWDLDAVKIGKVTADKMLRVFYGQDMVAEIPAETLILGGLAPVYQREYVRPKYLDDLQNFNAVDLPEPDNYSAVLHKLISSPNLCSRQQIYHQYDYMVQIGTVVEPGSDAAVVRIPDTDLAIGLSTDCNGSYCFLDPYEGAIYAVAEAARNVACSGAKPIAITNCLNFGNPYNPEVYYCFREAIRGMSDACKALGTPVTGGNVSFYNENPEGAIYPTPVIGMLGLMTDFSKATTQYFKHPNDKIILLGSWKADFGGSEYLKLQHHKIAGKPPTVNLETEKRLQDLILELIDRKLVNSAHDISEGGLLIAVLECCFAPDRLFGVRISFDFSDNPANIYFGEAGSRILISADPENCKIIREAANLSDIEYNELGYVSDNADFIVNKHISESTAAFYAAWKQGLKI, encoded by the coding sequence ATGAAAATCGATGAAATCACAAATGCAATGGTGGCTGAGCATAATCTCAGTCCGGAAGAGTATGAAAGGATAAAATCCATACTTAATAGGGAACCAACTTTGGTTGAGCTGGGTATTTTCAGTGTAATGTGGAGTGAACATGCCAGCTATAAAAATTCTGCTTTATTGCTGAAAACTCTTCCCAAAGAGGGTTCTTTCATTTTAGCCAAAGCAGGAGAAGAAAATGCTGGTTTGGTTGATATTGGACAGGGCTTGGCAATTTCTTTTAAAATAGAAAGTCATAATCATCCTTCCGCTTTGGAACCTTATCATGGTGCCGCAACTGGCGTAGGGGGTATTTTAAGAGATATTTTCACAATGGGAGCAAGGCCTATTGCAGCTTTGGATTCCTTGCGTTTTGGCAATCCCGCAAATCCTAAAGTGCAACATTTACTGAAAGAAGTAGTTAGCGGCATAGCTGATTATGGAAATTGTTTTGGAGTTCCCACCGTTGGGGGCGAAGTATATTTTGAAGATAGTTATGAGGGCAATCCTTTAGTGAATGCAATGGCCGTGGGAGTTGTTCAACACAATAAAATAGCGCGTTCAGCGGCTTCCGGAATTGGAAATGCAGTTTTAATCGTAGGGGCTAAAACAGGACGCGATGGCATTCATGGAGCTACTTTTGCCTCAGTTAATTTAAGCGAAAAATCAGAAGAAAAAAGAACCGCTGTCCAAGTAGGAGATCCCTTTCTGGAAAAATTATTGCTGGAAGCAACTTTGGAAGCAATTGACGCAGGACTTATTGTTGCTATTCAAGATATGGGAGCCGCGGGCTTAACTTGTTCCAGTTCAGAAATGGCTGGGAAAGGTAATGTCGGCATTGAAATTGATGTTTCACTTGTTCCACAGAGGGAAACGAATATGACTCCCTACGAAATTATGCTTTCGGAATCGCAAGAAAGAATGTTGGTGATTGCTAAACCAGAAAATCTAAAACGCCTTCAATCCATTTTTACTAAATGGGATTTGGATGCCGTAAAAATTGGCAAAGTTACTGCGGACAAGATGCTTAGGGTTTTTTACGGGCAGGATATGGTTGCTGAAATTCCCGCCGAAACACTTATTTTAGGGGGTTTGGCTCCTGTATATCAAAGGGAATATGTCCGCCCCAAATATCTTGATGATTTGCAAAATTTTAATGCAGTAGATTTACCCGAACCGGATAATTACTCAGCAGTGCTTCATAAGCTTATTTCTTCTCCCAATCTTTGCAGTCGGCAGCAAATATATCATCAGTATGATTATATGGTTCAAATTGGAACAGTTGTAGAACCAGGTTCGGACGCGGCAGTTGTCAGAATTCCAGATACCGATTTGGCAATTGGGCTTTCCACCGATTGTAACGGCAGTTATTGTTTTTTAGATCCTTACGAAGGAGCAATTTATGCAGTTGCAGAAGCGGCAAGAAATGTTGCCTGCAGTGGAGCTAAGCCCATTGCCATCACCAATTGTCTCAATTTTGGCAATCCTTATAATCCTGAGGTCTATTATTGTTTTCGGGAAGCCATTCGCGGAATGAGTGATGCCTGTAAAGCTTTAGGAACTCCAGTTACGGGAGGAAATGTCTCTTTTTACAATGAAAATCCGGAAGGCGCAATTTATCCAACGCCAGTCATTGGTATGTTAGGGTTGATGACAGATTTTAGCAAAGCAACAACACAATATTTTAAACATCCTAACGATAAAATTATCCTTTTGGGCTCTTGGAAGGCAGATTTTGGGGGTAGTGAATATTTGAAATTACAGCATCATAAGATAGCTGGAAAACCACCGACAGTTAATTTGGAAACAGAAAAACGCCTTCAGGATTTGATTTTGGAACTTATTGATCGGAAATTAGTTAACAGCGCCCATGATATATCCGAAGGGGGTTTGTTAATAGCTGTTTTAGAATGTTGTTTTGCACCCGACAGATTATTTGGGGTAAGAATTTCTTTTGACTTTTCCGATAATCCGGCTAATATTTATTTTGGGGAAGCGGGAAGTAGAATTTTAATCAGTGCCGATCCAGAGAATTGTAAAATTATTAGGGAAGCAGCAAATTTGTCTGATATTGAATATAATGAATTGGGTTATGTTTCCGATAACGCCGATTTTATTGTCAATAAACATATTTCAGAAAGCACAGCTGCTTTTTATGCTGCCTGGAAACAGGGTTTAAAAATATAA
- a CDS encoding patatin-like phospholipase family protein, translating into MKKSTLLLLLFVLVNILTAEKLGYALSGGGARGFAHIGVLKVLEEEGIHPDFIAGTSIGAVIGALYAMGYSAQELEDICSQINWDELTGDVQKRKDLYIGQKRWSPYGNAVFELNEKWVPQIPSSFFVGNNLNLELFKYTAAASQLKNFNDLPIPFACNATDLVTGEGIAFTSGSLMQAIRASISIPSLIEPFELNGHFYIDGGISQNMPIDLLHQMGADQVLGIKVNSTLRKEDDLNSFVDILDQSINIGITRNLNEHLDDCNLLIEPDLTEFVSTDYQHIPEIIAAGEASARQMIDQIRAFKATLSPAETRVNSFNKDLNEFYVAEIYLYGNKTISSAKGREYLGLATGKIHHSQEIVDACINAWNSQVFKTIYPVLEKRNDDKYNLLIFVQENESKHLALNLVYNSEEKLMAGLVLSLNNYLLRNSNLLGEVKLGGRNELNIDYVKNFGEEWGAYYRLFPYLTEKTIYNYSDHHKTDSIKSTEWGINSGVGVFAKDLAIAEFFLYSNQTNLHSDISQTPLLPKTSVVSGFGIKGYHESLDDYTFPTVGARIFGKFNFSRYREVSDFLFSCFQGKADFYVPLKKIATLHSSMQYGSYLSSAEQATIDPFIIGGTDNFMGYSRYEVSAPYYQILSLGLSSLLAKRYFWEGGIQGLHYSDKDIWENNSDWEYCGYLGIGYKNSMLPVKLYISLNKAKDVHSFLSVGYDYDIFFFSRR; encoded by the coding sequence GTGAAAAAATCCACTCTTCTGCTTTTATTGTTCGTTCTGGTAAACATTTTAACAGCCGAAAAACTTGGCTATGCCTTAAGCGGTGGTGGGGCAAGAGGTTTTGCCCACATTGGAGTGTTAAAGGTCTTAGAAGAGGAAGGAATTCATCCTGATTTTATAGCTGGAACGAGCATTGGAGCCGTTATCGGAGCTCTTTATGCGATGGGTTATTCCGCTCAAGAACTGGAAGATATATGTTCACAGATAAATTGGGATGAACTCACCGGAGATGTCCAAAAGCGTAAAGACCTTTATATCGGACAAAAAAGGTGGTCTCCTTATGGTAATGCTGTTTTTGAATTGAATGAAAAATGGGTTCCGCAAATTCCCTCTTCTTTCTTTGTGGGCAATAATCTCAATCTGGAATTGTTTAAATATACCGCAGCCGCTTCTCAGCTAAAAAATTTTAATGATTTGCCCATTCCTTTCGCCTGTAACGCAACCGACCTGGTAACCGGCGAAGGAATTGCTTTTACCAGTGGGTCTTTAATGCAGGCAATTCGTGCTTCGATTTCCATTCCGAGTTTGATTGAACCCTTTGAACTGAATGGTCATTTTTATATCGACGGAGGCATCTCCCAAAATATGCCGATTGATTTACTCCATCAAATGGGAGCCGACCAGGTTTTAGGCATAAAAGTAAATTCCACTTTACGCAAAGAAGATGATCTTAACAGCTTCGTGGATATTTTAGATCAGTCCATTAATATCGGCATAACGCGCAATTTAAACGAACATTTAGATGATTGTAACCTTCTGATTGAGCCCGATTTAACGGAATTCGTCTCCACCGATTATCAACACATACCGGAAATTATCGCGGCAGGAGAGGCCTCCGCTCGGCAAATGATTGATCAGATCAGAGCTTTTAAAGCCACTTTATCTCCTGCTGAAACAAGGGTAAATAGTTTTAACAAAGACCTCAATGAATTTTATGTTGCCGAAATATATCTGTATGGAAATAAAACAATTAGCTCTGCCAAAGGGAGAGAATATTTGGGTTTGGCAACCGGTAAGATTCACCATAGCCAAGAAATTGTCGATGCCTGTATCAATGCCTGGAATTCCCAGGTCTTTAAAACAATTTATCCTGTTTTGGAAAAACGAAACGACGATAAATACAATTTGCTTATATTCGTGCAAGAAAACGAGAGCAAACATCTTGCCTTAAACTTAGTTTACAATAGCGAAGAAAAACTGATGGCAGGTTTAGTGCTATCTCTAAATAACTATCTATTACGAAATTCTAACCTCTTGGGAGAAGTGAAATTGGGAGGTAGGAATGAACTTAATATTGATTATGTGAAGAATTTCGGAGAAGAATGGGGCGCTTATTACCGTCTTTTTCCATATCTAACTGAAAAAACCATATATAATTACAGCGATCATCATAAAACCGATAGCATAAAATCTACGGAGTGGGGAATAAATTCCGGAGTGGGTGTTTTTGCCAAAGACCTTGCCATTGCGGAATTCTTCCTTTACAGCAATCAAACTAATCTCCACAGTGATATTTCTCAAACTCCTTTGTTACCCAAGACATCCGTGGTGAGCGGATTTGGCATAAAGGGTTATCACGAAAGTTTGGATGATTATACTTTTCCTACTGTAGGTGCCAGGATTTTCGGCAAATTCAATTTTTCCCGTTATAGAGAAGTGAGTGATTTTCTTTTTAGCTGTTTTCAGGGAAAGGCGGATTTTTATGTTCCGCTAAAAAAGATTGCAACTCTTCATTCATCAATGCAGTATGGCAGTTATTTAAGTTCCGCCGAACAAGCTACCATCGATCCTTTTATCATCGGAGGAACTGATAATTTTATGGGCTATTCGCGCTATGAAGTTAGCGCGCCTTACTACCAAATTTTATCTTTAGGGCTATCTTCTCTGCTGGCAAAACGCTATTTTTGGGAGGGGGGCATACAGGGTTTGCACTATTCCGACAAAGATATCTGGGAAAATAATTCGGATTGGGAATATTGCGGCTATTTGGGTATCGGCTACAAAAACAGTATGTTACCGGTAAAACTGTATATTTCTTTGAATAAAGCCAAGGATGTGCATAGTTTCTTAAGCGTTGGCTACGATTATGATATCTTCTTCTTTTCCCGCCGATGA